One genomic region from Bacillota bacterium encodes:
- a CDS encoding HD domain-containing protein, translating into MDLESGIPALVQDPCVNMIHKYFRAVERLSDLTCRPTSVQGALEGSIDVLMDLLQVKQASIMLLDPLTNELSIRVCRGFPAFRATNRFLRAGEGIAGQVLLRREPYLATSKERSSSQCNQSLPEFDAALYIPLVVGHEARGLITLGSVWEKRFFSAAEIKISSALAGYIALALENTRLGSEVSGLSLNFLKSLAMAIDARDSHTRMHSMRVTRYAIMTGMRMGLSQDSIELLRRGALLHDIGKIGLPDNILLKPGKLTTSESEALRRHPEIGAKILGPEPFQPIVPLVLYHHERYDGNGYPHGLKGTEIPQGARIIAAADAFEAITGDRPYRPALSYEAAARELQQNAGSQFDLEVVNAFMGVLNEEIRKPAPDR; encoded by the coding sequence ATGGACCTCGAATCAGGAATTCCTGCACTAGTACAGGATCCTTGTGTCAATATGATCCACAAGTATTTTCGAGCCGTCGAAAGACTCTCCGATTTGACTTGCAGGCCCACTTCCGTGCAGGGAGCGCTAGAGGGCTCTATTGATGTATTGATGGACCTGCTGCAGGTCAAACAAGCCTCGATCATGCTCCTGGATCCTCTGACGAATGAATTGAGCATCAGGGTATGCAGAGGGTTTCCAGCCTTCAGGGCGACAAACCGCTTTTTGAGGGCCGGAGAGGGGATCGCCGGACAGGTACTCTTACGAAGAGAACCCTATTTGGCCACCAGTAAGGAACGGTCGTCATCGCAATGCAATCAGTCACTCCCTGAATTCGATGCCGCCCTTTATATCCCTCTGGTGGTCGGGCACGAGGCCCGTGGCTTGATTACTCTCGGCAGCGTTTGGGAGAAACGGTTCTTTAGCGCTGCTGAGATTAAAATATCTTCAGCCCTGGCCGGCTACATTGCTCTGGCCCTGGAGAATACCAGGTTAGGCAGTGAGGTTTCTGGCCTCAGTCTGAACTTCCTGAAGAGCCTCGCTATGGCTATTGATGCAAGAGATAGCCATACCCGGATGCATTCAATGCGGGTGACCAGGTATGCGATAATGACCGGAATGCGAATGGGATTATCGCAAGATAGCATCGAGCTGCTCCGGAGAGGAGCTCTGCTGCACGATATTGGAAAGATCGGGCTCCCGGACAACATCCTCCTGAAGCCCGGGAAGCTGACAACCAGCGAATCCGAAGCGCTCCGAAGGCACCCCGAAATCGGGGCCAAGATCCTGGGGCCTGAGCCTTTTCAGCCTATTGTGCCACTGGTACTCTACCACCACGAACGATACGACGGTAATGGCTACCCCCATGGGTTAAAGGGAACTGAAATACCTCAGGGGGCACGGATCATCGCAGCTGCGGATGCTTTCGAGGCGATAACCGGCGACCGGCCCTACCGGCCGGCTCTTTCATATGAAGCAGCGGCAAGAGAATTGCAGCAAAACGCGGGAAGCCAATTCGATTTAGAGGTAGTGAACGCATTCATGGGGGTGTTGAACGAGGAAATTCGTAAACCAGCGCCTGATCGGTAA
- a CDS encoding transposase: MRIWDEEGFTIWDGVRVPLRCLRVEELRHSLRDGEPVSERNTSYIVTTCPKGLVKAITVWKIMHARWDIENEVFHEAKTYCSLGHCFIHDEVATEVLWNLQVIALNLFLLFRYRALRKADGTTHIGMARAILMGLASLPEPVFVGTG; this comes from the coding sequence GTGAGGATATGGGACGAAGAGGGGTTCACGATCTGGGACGGGGTGCGGGTGCCATTAAGGTGTTTGAGGGTTGAAGAGTTACGGCACAGTCTGAGGGACGGGGAGCCGGTGAGCGAGAGAAACACGAGTTACATAGTGACGACGTGCCCTAAAGGGCTGGTGAAGGCCATTACAGTGTGGAAGATCATGCACGCGAGGTGGGACATAGAGAACGAGGTATTTCACGAAGCGAAAACCTACTGCTCACTGGGACACTGTTTCATTCACGATGAGGTAGCGACGGAGGTTTTGTGGAATCTGCAGGTTATTGCGCTGAATCTGTTTTTGTTGTTCAGGTATAGGGCGCTAAGGAAGGCAGATGGGACGACGCATATAGGCATGGCGAGGGCGATCCTGATGGGGTTAGCGAGTCTGCCCGAGCCGGTATTTGTTGGGACTGGATGA
- a CDS encoding FapA family protein, protein MGNKEVVIQGKTVKDACLTARKILQAEEKHLQIEVLDEGSRGLLGLWWRPATIRAILRPEHTSGRRDRDAEADREGMAEVIGGVLRVHGPHGTGQAAMVIPTPGAVLRVNGIVVHGPRQIREDEEVDVEPVEEVRPAGVEVEVSADGFTARAKVTPQVTVRHELVDQNPQSVLQLFTQHHEERIKVIAAADVEAALWTKGVTFGLNREEILLAVETADGVPRVVARGDPVREGQDGFIEYLFDREPVEIVYGDEEKVNYWERYVFPSVKEGELLAVLHEPVPGVPGRKVTGEIVLPRPTREVSLRVKDGVVIDDGGRKAVAAIAGRPVVEGYRERYLKVVQMMVHPTDVDMKSGNLSFRGDLLILGNVNEGMRVVAHGDITVMGNSSGAVIQAGGMVICRGSLIGCQVRAGGLKLLYNRLAPLLNSLDQILEQIARETNRIRQHPVYSDKLKKTDVSRIVRFLLEKKRQEINAIVTEYATALEKIDLPFPAVFRELPLSIKNLVLGPAGREESSTDELQRMLEKKVEIDHLLDSLPDQPGDILCSYAQNSVLDATGSIVVADQGCYHSVLTAGKRVKINGVFRGGEISALGDVYIDEAGSPGFSTRKTARIKVAEEAVVGIRKVFPETTVQVGNRSFVFYEERNRVRLYVGPNGTLKIGTLGNDEKHPGGDHRVVAGDN, encoded by the coding sequence GTGGGAAACAAGGAAGTGGTAATCCAGGGCAAAACGGTCAAGGATGCTTGCCTCACGGCCAGGAAGATTCTCCAGGCAGAAGAGAAGCACCTACAAATAGAAGTGCTGGACGAAGGCAGCAGGGGATTACTGGGCCTTTGGTGGCGGCCGGCCACCATCCGGGCGATTCTCCGGCCGGAACACACTTCAGGGCGACGGGATCGCGATGCCGAGGCGGACCGCGAGGGGATGGCCGAAGTAATCGGTGGTGTCCTGCGGGTACACGGGCCACATGGCACGGGACAGGCAGCAATGGTCATTCCAACTCCCGGAGCCGTCCTGCGCGTGAACGGGATAGTAGTGCACGGTCCACGACAAATACGCGAGGATGAAGAAGTTGATGTCGAGCCCGTGGAAGAAGTGCGCCCGGCCGGAGTGGAGGTGGAGGTCTCCGCCGATGGCTTTACAGCTAGGGCAAAAGTAACCCCGCAGGTTACCGTTCGCCACGAGTTGGTAGACCAGAACCCACAGAGTGTACTCCAGTTGTTCACCCAACACCACGAGGAAAGGATCAAAGTAATCGCCGCGGCTGACGTGGAAGCGGCCTTGTGGACCAAGGGGGTGACATTTGGCCTTAATCGCGAGGAAATCCTCTTAGCGGTGGAGACCGCGGACGGCGTGCCCCGGGTAGTAGCCAGGGGTGATCCGGTCAGAGAAGGACAGGACGGTTTCATCGAATATCTGTTCGACCGCGAGCCGGTGGAGATCGTCTATGGGGATGAAGAGAAGGTCAATTACTGGGAACGGTACGTTTTCCCCTCCGTGAAGGAAGGAGAACTGCTGGCTGTACTGCACGAACCGGTGCCAGGAGTACCCGGGAGGAAAGTAACAGGGGAAATTGTCTTGCCGCGCCCCACTCGGGAAGTCTCGCTGCGAGTCAAGGACGGAGTCGTGATCGACGATGGCGGAAGAAAAGCCGTAGCGGCCATTGCTGGTAGGCCCGTTGTGGAAGGTTACCGCGAGCGGTATTTGAAGGTCGTCCAGATGATGGTACACCCCACTGATGTGGACATGAAAAGCGGCAACTTGAGTTTTCGGGGGGACTTGTTGATTCTCGGCAACGTCAATGAGGGAATGCGGGTGGTGGCTCACGGGGACATTACCGTGATGGGGAACAGCTCGGGCGCGGTGATCCAGGCCGGGGGCATGGTAATATGCCGGGGAAGCCTTATCGGCTGCCAGGTGCGAGCGGGAGGATTGAAGTTACTCTACAACCGGCTGGCTCCTTTGCTGAATAGCCTCGACCAGATCCTGGAGCAGATTGCCCGGGAAACCAACAGAATACGGCAGCATCCTGTTTACTCCGACAAATTGAAAAAGACCGATGTCAGCAGGATTGTCAGGTTCCTCTTGGAGAAAAAGCGCCAGGAGATTAACGCGATTGTAACTGAATACGCCACGGCCCTGGAAAAGATCGACCTACCATTTCCGGCTGTCTTCCGTGAATTGCCACTGAGTATTAAGAACTTGGTTCTCGGTCCGGCTGGCCGGGAAGAGTCCAGCACCGATGAACTGCAGAGAATGCTCGAGAAGAAAGTGGAGATCGACCACCTCCTTGACTCCCTGCCCGATCAACCGGGTGACATCCTTTGCTCTTACGCACAAAACAGCGTTCTGGACGCCACCGGCAGCATCGTTGTAGCAGATCAGGGATGCTACCATTCGGTTCTCACGGCAGGGAAACGGGTTAAGATAAACGGCGTTTTCCGGGGCGGTGAGATATCTGCGCTGGGGGATGTCTATATAGACGAAGCCGGATCACCGGGCTTTTCCACCCGTAAAACGGCGAGAATTAAGGTGGCCGAGGAAGCAGTGGTTGGTATACGCAAAGTCTTCCCTGAGACGACGGTTCAGGTGGGCAATCGTTCCTTCGTCTTTTACGAGGAAAGGAATCGCGTAAGGCTATACGTGGGACCAAACGGGACTCTTAAAATAGGAACTCTTGGGAATGATGAGAAACATCCCGGTGGAGACCATCGGGTAGTAGCCGGCGATAATTAG
- a CDS encoding AAA family ATPase, whose amino-acid sequence MSTIQTGIAGLDEILCGGIPRENSVLIKGPPGSGKTILAMQVIYNGIVESNEPGLIISFEEFPQMIYRDAKSMGWDFRELERQKKLRVMSTSPQVILEQLGAGQGVLVDMIKEIGARRVAVDNITHLQRLEQDPVKLRELLNRLINGLKRQGLTPLLIAETAAEQGRVAFEEYVVDSAIILSEELKGRISTRYLRVVKSRGRNVVPGLHTFKITTHGLEVFPRVTAPVTIPDHQPVSETRNSFGITELDNILGGGLLKGDSLLLAGDSGSGKSLLGLQFLMQGAQQGESGLLVALEEHPRQIVKNAATLGFDLAELIREGKVTILCTSPGELDLNEHLHALKQMVQTNGIKRIVIDTISNYESSVDDPIMYKEYIHAIVNWFKNCEVTSILITEVDELLGLNTITFHKVPFLVDTIILLRYVQLGTELRKALLVVKMRGGAHARDIREYVIEEQGIKVRKINPKEVRERLSFQHCTGLLSQSPRQRSDRG is encoded by the coding sequence GTGTCGACCATTCAAACAGGGATCGCTGGATTGGATGAAATCCTGTGCGGGGGGATACCCCGGGAGAACAGCGTGTTAATCAAAGGCCCCCCTGGGAGTGGCAAGACGATCCTGGCCATGCAGGTCATCTACAACGGGATTGTAGAATCCAACGAGCCCGGGTTGATCATCAGTTTCGAAGAATTCCCCCAGATGATCTACCGGGATGCCAAGAGCATGGGTTGGGACTTTCGGGAACTCGAACGACAAAAGAAACTGCGGGTAATGTCCACCTCTCCGCAAGTGATCCTGGAGCAACTGGGCGCCGGGCAGGGTGTTCTCGTCGACATGATAAAGGAAATCGGGGCCAGGCGGGTAGCGGTAGACAACATCACCCACTTGCAGCGGCTGGAGCAGGATCCCGTTAAGCTTCGGGAGCTACTTAATAGACTCATCAACGGGCTTAAGCGACAGGGGTTGACCCCGCTATTGATCGCGGAGACGGCCGCCGAGCAAGGAAGAGTGGCTTTCGAGGAATATGTGGTGGATTCGGCAATCATCCTCAGCGAAGAGCTGAAGGGACGCATATCCACCAGGTACTTGCGGGTCGTCAAGAGCCGCGGGCGAAACGTCGTCCCCGGGTTACACACCTTCAAGATCACCACCCACGGCCTCGAAGTCTTCCCCCGGGTCACCGCCCCGGTAACGATTCCGGATCATCAACCCGTTTCCGAGACGAGAAACAGTTTCGGAATCACGGAACTGGACAATATTCTGGGCGGCGGCCTGCTGAAGGGGGATTCCCTGCTGCTGGCAGGCGATTCGGGCTCGGGGAAATCGCTCCTCGGACTGCAGTTCCTGATGCAAGGAGCGCAGCAGGGCGAGTCGGGGTTACTGGTGGCGCTGGAAGAGCACCCTCGCCAAATTGTCAAGAACGCGGCCACCCTTGGTTTTGACCTGGCAGAACTGATCCGGGAGGGAAAAGTGACGATTCTCTGCACCTCTCCAGGGGAGTTGGACCTGAACGAACACTTACACGCGCTAAAGCAAATGGTGCAAACAAATGGAATCAAGCGGATAGTAATCGACACCATTAGCAACTACGAAAGCAGCGTCGACGACCCGATTATGTATAAGGAGTACATCCACGCTATTGTCAACTGGTTCAAGAACTGCGAGGTCACCTCCATCCTCATTACCGAGGTAGACGAGCTACTGGGACTTAACACCATCACCTTCCATAAAGTCCCTTTTCTTGTGGATACCATTATCCTCTTGCGCTACGTTCAACTGGGAACGGAACTCAGAAAAGCCCTGCTGGTGGTGAAGATGCGGGGTGGTGCGCACGCCCGGGACATCCGCGAGTACGTTATAGAAGAGCAAGGAATCAAAGTCCGCAAAATCAACCCGAAAGAAGTAAGGGAAAGACTTTCTTTCCAGCATTGCACCGGCCTTCTTTCCCAGTCTCCCCGGCAGCGTAGCGACCGTGGGTGA
- a CDS encoding general secretion pathway domain protein — MDKEEVFPYVAHQLRLAGAATEVFMEQALEAIASHSGGWPRLVNNLARTALLLGSQLKQNPIDAETVRLASAEASL; from the coding sequence ATGGACAAGGAAGAGGTGTTTCCGTACGTCGCTCACCAGCTCAGACTGGCCGGCGCGGCCACAGAGGTGTTTATGGAGCAGGCGCTGGAGGCTATCGCTTCCCACTCGGGAGGCTGGCCAAGGTTAGTGAACAACCTGGCCAGGACGGCGCTGCTCTTGGGATCCCAACTGAAGCAGAACCCCATAGACGCCGAGACCGTGAGGCTCGCGTCCGCCGAAGCCAGCCTCTAG
- a CDS encoding MarR family transcriptional regulator: MSSRSQRLNDLITRIANKLVFLEGKVLKDTDFSDLTLGELHVIEAIGTECPRSMSEIAGTLEITLGALTPTVDRLVNKGYVSRRHCEDDRRLVLAELTPRGKAVCEEYAVKEAQAIDQIIGSLTAEELNILEALLEKLFNQVTRLM, translated from the coding sequence ATGTCATCGAGAAGCCAGCGGCTCAACGACCTAATCACTCGCATCGCCAACAAGCTCGTATTCCTCGAGGGCAAGGTTCTCAAGGACACGGATTTCTCGGATCTCACACTTGGGGAACTGCACGTAATCGAGGCGATCGGGACGGAATGTCCGCGCTCGATGTCGGAGATTGCGGGGACTCTGGAGATCACGCTGGGCGCTCTAACCCCCACGGTTGATCGCTTGGTCAACAAGGGCTACGTCAGCCGCAGGCACTGCGAGGACGACCGGCGACTTGTACTCGCGGAGTTGACCCCGCGTGGCAAGGCCGTGTGCGAGGAGTATGCCGTGAAGGAGGCTCAGGCCATTGACCAGATCATCGGCTCTCTCACAGCGGAGGAGCTGAACATACTGGAAGCACTCCTGGAAAAGTTGTTTAACCAGGTCACCAGATTGATGTGA
- a CDS encoding DUF3100 domain-containing protein has product MLPYAAGTGLLQYFRNAVFVQYRIEARAGHRARRRQDCVHCVLGHSRAIVRPLPSMGGEDFAIFQEKAPGCFFWLGVGNAGRGIAHLKLFNADESKVASPIITVSILFLVAKIAVTIGPNIKTILSAGPALILQELGNLGTALIGVPIAILLGLKRETIGATHSIGREPNVAIISEKYGLDSPEGRGVLGVYVVGTLFGAVFMGLFAGFLASVTPLHPYALAMACGVGSGSMMAASSGSLIALYPHLKDQITAFAGASNLATMADGVYATIFLALPMTHWMYWKLEPILGRYALKSPGAREGGNA; this is encoded by the coding sequence TTGTTACCGTACGCTGCCGGAACGGGACTCCTGCAGTACTTCCGCAACGCAGTCTTCGTCCAATACCGGATCGAGGCCCGCGCAGGCCATCGCGCACGCCGCCGCCAGGACTGCGTCCATTGCGTGCTCGGTCACAGTCGTGCGATAGTCAGGCCGTTGCCGTCGATGGGAGGAGAGGACTTCGCCATATTCCAGGAAAAGGCACCCGGGTGTTTCTTCTGGTTGGGTGTCGGTAACGCCGGGCGGGGGATCGCGCACCTTAAGCTGTTCAATGCGGACGAAAGCAAGGTCGCATCCCCCATCATAACGGTATCCATACTCTTTCTGGTAGCAAAGATAGCGGTGACCATTGGCCCAAACATCAAGACGATTCTCAGCGCAGGCCCGGCGCTCATCCTTCAGGAACTCGGCAACCTCGGGACCGCATTGATCGGGGTGCCGATAGCGATTCTCCTGGGGTTGAAAAGGGAAACCATAGGGGCTACCCACTCCATCGGCCGTGAGCCGAACGTCGCGATTATCAGCGAGAAGTACGGCCTCGACAGTCCCGAGGGGCGCGGCGTTCTCGGTGTGTATGTGGTGGGGACCCTGTTTGGGGCCGTGTTTATGGGCCTGTTTGCGGGATTCCTGGCGAGTGTCACTCCGCTCCACCCATACGCGCTCGCCATGGCCTGCGGTGTTGGGAGCGGGAGCATGATGGCGGCATCTTCAGGTAGCCTCATCGCTCTCTATCCACACTTGAAGGACCAGATTACGGCGTTCGCCGGCGCGTCGAACCTCGCTACCATGGCGGACGGGGTCTACGCGACGATTTTCCTTGCCCTACCCATGACCCACTGGATGTACTGGAAACTCGAGCCCATACTCGGCCGTTACGCCTTGAAATCTCCTGGGGCCAGAGAGGGAGGTAACGCCTGA
- the trpE gene encoding anthranilate synthase component I, translating into MYRPDEKAFVEQCRESDLIPVYSELVCDMETPISVYQKLRDKTCGFLLESVEGGERLGRYSFLGFDPFITVRGWGSKVEIDKRGGKRTAEGNPLEVVRGIMRQFRVGDVEGLPRFFGGAVGYMSYDLVRFYEALPGEVEDDMGIPDCFLVFPEVVVVFDHVTHKIKVIVNAVVNDRPPALAYRAAVARISEFTDRIRNSCEAEDNARHASPAGPPAPGNRALSIHANMEPGSFMEMVRRAKDYIAAGEIFQVVLSQRFHAEASVPPFEVYRALRSINPSPYMFFMDFDGISLVGSSPEMLVRLEHGVLETRPIAGTRPRGDTPEADRALERELLADEKERAEHVMLVDLGRNDLGRVCEYGSVEVPEFMTVERYSHVMHILSGVRGRLATGRDAFDAFAACFPAGTVSGAPKVRAMEIIDKLEPTKRGPYAGAVGYFGFLGNMDTCITIRTIVFSGGKAYFQAGAGIVADSDPEREYQECVNKAKALLRALEVTGEGLI; encoded by the coding sequence ATGTATCGGCCTGATGAAAAAGCATTCGTCGAGCAATGCCGCGAAAGTGACCTCATTCCGGTGTACAGCGAGCTGGTCTGCGATATGGAGACGCCTATCTCCGTCTACCAGAAGCTTCGCGACAAGACGTGCGGCTTCTTGCTGGAAAGCGTGGAGGGCGGGGAAAGGTTAGGGAGATACTCTTTCCTCGGGTTCGACCCGTTCATCACCGTACGTGGCTGGGGAAGCAAAGTAGAGATCGACAAAAGAGGGGGTAAGAGAACCGCCGAGGGAAATCCTCTGGAAGTTGTCCGGGGGATAATGAGGCAGTTTCGAGTGGGCGACGTTGAGGGCCTCCCGCGGTTTTTCGGTGGCGCGGTAGGGTACATGTCTTACGACCTGGTACGCTTCTACGAGGCCTTGCCCGGGGAAGTAGAGGACGATATGGGAATACCGGATTGTTTTCTCGTTTTCCCCGAGGTGGTTGTGGTATTTGACCATGTGACCCATAAGATAAAGGTCATCGTAAACGCTGTCGTGAATGACCGCCCGCCGGCGCTGGCCTATAGGGCCGCCGTGGCCAGAATCAGCGAGTTCACAGACCGGATCCGTAATTCCTGCGAAGCGGAAGACAACGCGCGTCATGCATCTCCTGCCGGTCCTCCCGCGCCTGGGAACAGGGCGTTGTCGATCCATGCCAACATGGAGCCTGGCTCTTTCATGGAAATGGTCAGGCGTGCGAAGGATTACATTGCCGCCGGGGAGATATTTCAGGTGGTTTTATCCCAGCGTTTCCACGCGGAGGCATCCGTACCACCCTTTGAGGTTTACAGGGCGCTGCGAAGCATCAACCCATCGCCCTACATGTTCTTCATGGACTTCGACGGGATATCTCTTGTGGGTTCTTCGCCTGAGATGCTCGTGCGTCTCGAGCACGGGGTCCTCGAGACTCGGCCCATCGCCGGGACCCGGCCCAGGGGGGATACGCCTGAGGCGGACAGGGCTCTTGAGAGGGAATTGCTTGCTGACGAGAAGGAGAGAGCGGAGCACGTGATGCTTGTCGATCTCGGGAGAAACGATTTGGGACGGGTTTGCGAATACGGGTCGGTGGAAGTGCCGGAATTCATGACGGTAGAGAGGTACTCGCACGTGATGCACATCCTTTCCGGAGTGAGAGGAAGGCTTGCGACAGGCAGAGACGCATTCGACGCCTTTGCTGCGTGCTTCCCCGCCGGTACCGTTTCGGGGGCCCCGAAGGTTCGAGCGATGGAGATCATTGATAAGCTGGAGCCCACGAAGCGCGGGCCGTATGCCGGGGCTGTCGGTTACTTTGGCTTCCTGGGGAACATGGACACGTGCATTACCATCCGGACCATCGTGTTCAGCGGAGGCAAGGCTTACTTCCAGGCAGGGGCGGGAATTGTCGCGGATTCCGACCCTGAGCGGGAGTATCAGGAGTGTGTCAACAAGGCCAAAGCCCTGCTGCGAGCCCTCGAAGTGACTGGGGAAGGGTTGATATGA